One window of Verrucomicrobiales bacterium genomic DNA carries:
- a CDS encoding PAS domain-containing protein: protein MSQQVGNRILRIHPQPSGGMIPTASDLASPLDAASDLASSAGATTARLQLASLLGLVPDTVLRIRSDGTILEYHPSQDSELSLSVSQVRGARLQDLLPGRYAEEAMHLISQALLKDAVQSHTAEIPVNSLVRELEARVLPCGPDEVMVLVRDVTDRQRLEKEILEISHREQQRIGQDLHDSLGQHLTGISFLSKALQTKLTSRNLAEAAQAGEIAQLVVQTLAHTRNIARGLFPVELETTGRLAPALTELIANTEKLFRVTCRLELDPALDIADVRISTELFRIAQEAISNAIKHGKARRICVRLQASPPHAKLLIQDDGGGIASGTGTTGLGLRIMGFRANRIGGRIDVSPLDIGGTLVTCEFPFPGAAADASRMELKPV, encoded by the coding sequence ATGTCGCAACAGGTTGGAAATCGTATTCTGAGGATTCATCCGCAGCCTTCCGGAGGAATGATACCGACTGCTTCCGATTTGGCTTCACCGTTGGATGCCGCCTCCGACCTGGCCTCCTCGGCCGGGGCGACGACGGCGCGCTTACAGCTGGCCTCCCTGTTGGGGCTGGTTCCCGACACCGTGCTGAGAATCCGCTCGGACGGCACCATCCTGGAGTACCATCCTTCCCAGGATAGCGAGCTATCACTGTCGGTCTCTCAGGTTCGGGGCGCCCGGTTGCAGGATTTGCTGCCGGGGCGCTACGCCGAGGAGGCCATGCATTTGATCTCCCAGGCGTTGCTGAAGGATGCTGTTCAGAGCCACACGGCCGAGATTCCAGTCAACTCGTTGGTGCGGGAACTGGAAGCCAGAGTATTGCCTTGTGGTCCGGACGAGGTGATGGTGCTGGTGCGGGACGTCACGGATCGGCAGCGTCTGGAGAAGGAGATTCTGGAGATCAGCCATCGGGAGCAGCAGCGGATTGGCCAGGATCTTCACGACAGTCTCGGGCAGCACCTTACGGGCATCAGCTTTCTGAGCAAGGCCCTGCAAACGAAGCTGACCTCTCGAAATCTTGCCGAGGCGGCTCAGGCCGGCGAAATCGCCCAGCTGGTGGTGCAGACCCTCGCTCACACCCGGAATATTGCGCGCGGGCTCTTTCCCGTGGAGTTGGAGACCACGGGACGGCTCGCTCCCGCCCTCACGGAACTCATCGCCAACACGGAGAAGCTCTTTCGAGTCACCTGCCGATTGGAGTTGGATCCCGCCCTGGACATTGCGGATGTTCGGATCTCGACCGAGCTTTTTCGGATCGCTCAAGAAGCCATCAGCAATGCCATCAAGCATGGCAAAGCTCGTCGGATCTGCGTTCGGCTGCAGGCGAGCCCGCCGCACGCCAAGCTGCTGATCCAGGACGATGGGGGTGGCATTGCCTCTGGAACGGGCACTACGGGTCTGGGACTGCGGATCATGGGCTTTCGAGCGAATCGTATTGGCGGGCGCATCGATGTCTCTCCGCTGGACATTGGCGGCACCCTGGTAACCTGCGAATTTCCTTTTCCTGGCGCCGCGGCTGACGCGTCGAGGATGGAGTTGAAACCTGTTTAG
- the gyrB gene encoding DNA topoisomerase (ATP-hydrolyzing) subunit B — protein sequence MSNVNEDSAQQRPVSEGGGADYNASKIDKLEGLEAVRERPGMYIGHTDERGLHHCVFEVLDNSIDEHLAGFCDHIEVTIHVDGSVTLKDDGRGIPVDIHPKFNIPAVELVLTNLHAGGKFGQGAYKYSGGLHGVGAKCVNALSEWFEVEVYRNGQVYHMAFERGRTMRKLEVIGKTRSTGTLITFKPDATIFTITTEFKFEILANRLRELAFLNPGVEIALTDERVENKIEKFYYKDGIEEFVRQLGKNKEVIHPKPIVLNGHRPVKYKGKEGLEMEADMIVDCVLQYNDSYSDQILCYTNAIPNPDGGTHSTGFRTALTRAINQYAKQNNVLKEKDPAITGDDVREGLVAVLAVKHPSPSFESQTKVKLVTQEVEGIVSSITYDHLMNFFDANPAVAKRVIEKGLNAARAREAARRAREAVRKTAMTGGGLPGKLADCSDRDPANTELYIVEGDSAGGSAKQGRDRKFQAILPIRGKLINVEKARLDKVLQNNEIRTMITAVGTGIGSGETEGSFNLEKLRYHKIIIMTDADVDGSHIRTLLLTFFYRQMPELIKQGFVYIAQPPLYQISRKKRVEYVDDDAQLNKILIQLGTDEVKLRNLTDGKELSSKQLAEILELLESLDKYSRALKRHGGDLAEYVEKRDPQTGELARHLVKVRSGNEETVQYFHTEEDLRKFGEANPDLRLFGESEGDTERIEKERGMPSRRARHVELHESKSIGELLTNLSRKGLAVEHYSAQDKPLFELVEGEGERQQVKPLFSISEILAGVIEVGRRGIQVKRFKGLGEMNPKELFETTMNPEKRKLLRIDLTDAVEAEEMFTKLMGDEVEPRRQFIEDNALNVRNLDV from the coding sequence ATGTCGAATGTGAATGAAGACTCCGCCCAGCAGCGGCCGGTCAGCGAGGGAGGTGGTGCGGATTACAATGCCTCGAAGATCGACAAGCTGGAGGGATTGGAGGCGGTTCGTGAACGTCCGGGTATGTACATCGGTCACACCGATGAGCGCGGCCTCCACCATTGCGTGTTTGAGGTCCTGGACAACTCCATCGACGAGCATCTCGCCGGGTTCTGCGATCATATCGAGGTGACCATCCACGTCGACGGGTCGGTTACGCTCAAGGATGATGGCCGGGGCATTCCCGTGGATATCCATCCGAAGTTCAACATTCCCGCCGTGGAGCTGGTGCTGACCAACCTGCACGCGGGCGGCAAGTTCGGGCAGGGCGCGTACAAATACTCCGGGGGTCTGCATGGGGTGGGCGCCAAGTGCGTGAACGCGCTTTCCGAGTGGTTCGAGGTCGAGGTGTATCGAAACGGCCAGGTCTATCACATGGCATTCGAGCGCGGCCGGACCATGAGGAAGCTGGAAGTGATCGGCAAAACCCGCTCCACCGGCACGCTCATCACCTTCAAGCCGGACGCGACCATCTTCACCATCACCACGGAGTTCAAATTCGAGATCCTGGCCAATCGCCTCCGCGAACTGGCCTTCCTTAACCCGGGTGTGGAGATCGCCCTGACCGACGAGCGGGTCGAAAACAAGATCGAGAAGTTTTACTACAAGGACGGCATCGAGGAGTTCGTCCGTCAGCTCGGCAAGAATAAGGAGGTCATCCATCCCAAACCCATCGTGCTGAACGGGCACCGGCCCGTCAAATACAAGGGCAAGGAAGGGTTGGAGATGGAGGCGGACATGATCGTGGACTGTGTGCTGCAGTACAACGACAGCTATAGCGACCAGATCCTCTGCTACACCAACGCCATTCCCAATCCGGACGGAGGAACCCACTCCACCGGCTTCCGAACCGCGCTGACGCGGGCCATCAATCAATACGCCAAGCAGAATAACGTCCTCAAGGAGAAGGACCCTGCCATCACCGGCGACGACGTGCGCGAAGGTTTGGTGGCCGTGCTCGCGGTCAAGCACCCCAGCCCCAGCTTCGAATCCCAGACCAAGGTCAAACTGGTCACCCAAGAGGTGGAGGGCATTGTTTCCTCCATCACTTACGACCATCTGATGAACTTCTTCGACGCCAACCCAGCGGTGGCGAAGCGGGTCATTGAGAAGGGCCTCAACGCCGCGCGCGCGCGCGAAGCGGCCCGCCGTGCTCGTGAAGCGGTTCGCAAAACTGCGATGACCGGAGGCGGACTGCCCGGAAAACTAGCCGACTGTTCGGATCGAGACCCCGCCAACACCGAGCTCTACATCGTCGAAGGTGACTCGGCCGGTGGCTCCGCCAAACAGGGACGCGACCGCAAATTCCAGGCGATTCTCCCGATCCGCGGTAAGCTGATCAACGTCGAGAAAGCCCGGCTCGACAAGGTGCTGCAAAACAACGAAATCCGGACCATGATCACCGCCGTGGGCACCGGCATCGGATCGGGCGAGACCGAGGGCTCCTTCAATCTTGAGAAGCTGCGCTATCACAAGATCATCATCATGACGGACGCCGATGTCGACGGATCGCACATCCGCACCCTCCTCCTAACTTTCTTTTACCGTCAAATGCCGGAGCTCATCAAACAGGGGTTTGTCTACATCGCCCAGCCTCCGCTTTATCAAATCTCCCGAAAGAAACGCGTGGAGTATGTGGATGACGACGCACAGCTGAACAAGATCTTGATCCAGCTCGGCACCGACGAAGTCAAACTGAGGAATCTGACCGATGGCAAGGAACTCAGCAGCAAGCAACTGGCCGAAATCCTCGAGTTGCTGGAATCCTTGGACAAATATTCTCGTGCGCTGAAGCGTCACGGAGGCGACCTCGCCGAATATGTCGAGAAGCGCGATCCCCAAACGGGGGAACTGGCGCGGCACCTGGTCAAGGTCCGCTCAGGCAACGAGGAGACCGTGCAGTATTTCCACACCGAGGAAGACCTCCGGAAATTCGGCGAGGCCAACCCGGATCTCCGCCTTTTCGGCGAGAGCGAGGGCGACACGGAGCGCATCGAAAAGGAGCGAGGAATGCCCTCTCGCCGGGCTCGCCACGTGGAACTTCATGAGAGCAAGTCGATTGGCGAGCTGCTCACCAACCTCTCCCGCAAAGGTCTCGCGGTGGAGCACTATTCGGCACAGGATAAGCCCTTGTTCGAACTGGTCGAGGGTGAAGGCGAGCGACAGCAGGTCAAACCGCTCTTCTCGATATCCGAAATTCTCGCCGGGGTGATCGAAGTCGGCCGCCGGGGTATTCAGGTGAAACGCTTCAAGGGTCTGGGTGAAATGAACCCGAAGGAGCTGTTTGAAACCACCATGAACCCGGAAAAGCGCAAGCTGCTCCGCATCGACCTCACCGATGCCGTGGAGGCCGAGGAGATGTTCACCAAACTCATGGGCGACGAAGTGGAACCCCGCCGTCAGTTCATCGAGGACAACGCCCTCAACGTGCGCAACCTCGACGTTTAA
- the gyrA gene encoding DNA gyrase subunit A, translating into MSDSQDPPIPPSGSVPLFAPNEKIAKINVAEEIKNSFLDYSMSVIVSRALPDVRDGLKPSQRRILFAMHELSLVPGRKHMKCAKICGDTSGNYHPHGEAVIYPTLVHMAQPWAMRAPLIDPQGNFGSVEGDPPAAMRYTEARLTHLGAALMTDMDRDTVDFVPNYDERLTEPKVFPAAFPNLLINGGTGIAVGMATNIPPHNLGEVVDGICAQIDNPDITIPGLMKFIKGPDFPTGCTLCGLEPIKDYFTTGKGSLRVRGRVGVEQLKGNREQLVITEIPYSVNRATLVERIAELVNEKTPGMTDISAIRDESDENTRVVVELKRDAIAKVVINNLYKLTSLENSFAVNMLAIDHGRPKILNLKEIIACYIEHRREVVLRRTRFELRKAEERAETLEAYLIALANLDEFIRIIRSSANREEARIKLLAFEWTRAQVERFGILIRSEARLTNGRYEFSEAQVNAILELRLYQLTGLEIDKVKGEYGELLERIKDLLDIIAREARVLAIIKEELLAIKEKHATPRLTELVADEGEIAIEDLIANEGVIITLTHNGLIKRTNVSSYKAQRRGGKGVIGMTTREGSGSEGDDADFIQHLFTASTHDYLMFFTNTGRVYVERVHEIPDMGRAAKGRNIANLLELKGGETIAALIRIQSKAGQSGEDQTWTQPGFLFFATKLGTVKKTELADFGNVRKGGIIAITIEPGDLLIDVKFTTGTDDVVLITREGMSIRFSEDGVRSMGRPAAGVRGISLEATDAVVALAIVVPSNTLLVAGENGIGKRTDFTEYRVQSRGGKGIITMKTTDKTGGVVGALSVRDDEDLMLITVGGQMVRTQVKDIREAGRNTQGVKLIDLDESDRLQAIAPVISEKTDVEGEGEDPGTPPLPPAGPEPSA; encoded by the coding sequence ATGTCTGACTCACAAGACCCACCGATCCCCCCTTCCGGGAGCGTGCCTCTGTTCGCTCCCAACGAGAAGATCGCCAAAATCAACGTGGCCGAGGAGATCAAGAACTCCTTCCTCGACTACTCGATGTCGGTGATCGTTTCTCGTGCCCTGCCCGATGTTCGCGACGGCCTCAAACCGTCCCAACGCCGCATCCTGTTCGCGATGCACGAGCTGTCCCTCGTCCCCGGGCGCAAGCACATGAAGTGCGCCAAGATCTGCGGTGATACTTCAGGTAACTACCATCCCCACGGCGAGGCTGTCATCTACCCTACCCTGGTGCATATGGCCCAGCCGTGGGCCATGCGCGCGCCACTGATCGACCCGCAGGGAAATTTCGGAAGCGTCGAAGGCGATCCTCCCGCCGCCATGCGTTATACCGAAGCGCGGCTCACGCACCTCGGCGCAGCGCTCATGACCGACATGGATCGGGACACCGTGGACTTCGTGCCGAACTACGACGAACGTCTCACCGAACCTAAGGTATTCCCGGCGGCGTTCCCGAACCTGTTGATCAACGGCGGCACGGGCATCGCGGTAGGCATGGCCACCAACATCCCGCCCCACAACCTGGGCGAGGTGGTCGACGGCATCTGCGCGCAGATCGACAACCCGGATATCACGATCCCGGGCCTGATGAAGTTCATCAAGGGGCCCGACTTCCCGACCGGCTGTACTCTGTGCGGACTCGAGCCGATCAAGGACTACTTCACCACCGGCAAAGGCAGCCTCCGAGTGCGCGGTCGCGTCGGCGTCGAACAGCTCAAGGGCAACCGCGAGCAACTCGTGATCACGGAGATCCCCTACTCTGTCAACCGAGCCACTCTCGTCGAACGCATCGCCGAGCTGGTGAACGAGAAAACCCCCGGCATGACCGACATCAGCGCGATCCGCGACGAGTCGGACGAGAACACCCGGGTGGTGGTGGAGCTCAAGCGGGATGCGATCGCCAAGGTGGTGATCAACAATCTCTACAAGCTGACCTCCCTCGAGAACAGCTTCGCCGTCAACATGCTGGCCATCGATCATGGCCGGCCGAAGATTCTCAATCTCAAGGAGATCATCGCCTGCTACATCGAGCATCGGCGCGAAGTCGTGCTGCGCCGCACGCGCTTTGAGCTGCGCAAGGCCGAGGAACGGGCCGAAACGCTGGAGGCCTACCTCATCGCCCTGGCCAATCTGGATGAGTTCATCCGAATCATCCGCTCGTCCGCGAATCGGGAAGAGGCGCGGATCAAGCTGCTGGCTTTCGAATGGACCCGCGCCCAGGTCGAGCGCTTCGGCATTCTGATCCGCAGCGAGGCCCGGCTGACCAACGGCCGATACGAATTCAGCGAGGCCCAGGTTAATGCCATCCTCGAGCTGCGACTCTACCAGCTGACCGGACTGGAAATCGACAAGGTCAAAGGCGAATACGGGGAACTTCTCGAGCGCATCAAAGATCTGCTCGACATCATCGCCCGCGAAGCTCGCGTGCTGGCGATCATCAAGGAAGAGTTGCTGGCGATTAAAGAGAAGCACGCCACCCCGCGGCTCACCGAGCTGGTCGCCGACGAAGGGGAGATCGCGATCGAAGATCTCATCGCCAACGAAGGCGTCATCATCACTCTGACGCACAACGGGCTGATCAAGCGCACGAACGTGAGTTCGTACAAAGCTCAGCGCCGCGGTGGCAAAGGAGTGATCGGGATGACCACTCGAGAGGGCAGTGGTTCGGAAGGCGACGATGCCGACTTCATCCAGCATCTCTTCACGGCCAGCACGCACGACTACCTCATGTTCTTTACCAACACCGGTCGGGTGTATGTCGAACGGGTGCATGAGATCCCCGACATGGGACGGGCGGCAAAGGGCCGAAACATCGCGAACTTGCTCGAGTTGAAAGGCGGCGAGACCATTGCCGCCTTGATCCGGATTCAGTCCAAAGCCGGCCAGTCCGGGGAGGACCAAACCTGGACCCAGCCCGGCTTCCTCTTCTTTGCGACCAAGCTGGGCACCGTCAAAAAGACGGAACTGGCCGATTTCGGCAATGTGCGCAAGGGCGGCATCATTGCTATCACCATCGAGCCGGGTGATCTCCTAATCGATGTCAAATTCACCACCGGAACCGACGATGTGGTGCTCATCACGCGCGAGGGCATGAGCATTCGCTTTTCCGAGGACGGGGTGCGTTCCATGGGCCGGCCGGCGGCCGGGGTGCGTGGAATCAGTTTGGAAGCCACCGATGCGGTCGTCGCGCTGGCGATCGTGGTCCCCAGCAACACCCTGTTGGTCGCGGGCGAAAACGGCATTGGCAAACGAACCGACTTCACCGAATACAGGGTCCAATCCCGGGGCGGCAAAGGCATCATCACCATGAAAACCACGGATAAGACCGGTGGAGTCGTGGGCGCACTCAGTGTGAGGGATGACGAGGATCTCATGTTGATCACCGTCGGCGGACAAATGGTTCGCACCCAGGTGAAGGACATTCGAGAAGCCGGCCGCAACACCCAGGGGGTCAAACTGATCGACCTCGATGAGAGTGATCGTCTTCAAGCCATCGCCCCGGTGATTTCGGAAAAAACCGACGTCGAAGGCGAAGGCGAGGATCCGGGAACTCCTCCCTTGCCCCCGGCCGGCCCTGAGCCGTCCGCGTAG
- a CDS encoding FKBP-type peptidyl-prolyl cis-trans isomerase has translation MAADSAPSKVDKQKISYSFGMQYGTFLKRNGIEIDLTEWTKAVNDTLAGKPGMTDQEAQEVMNAFRTEMMAKQQIKQKEEGEKNEKAGVAFLEENAKKEGIKTTASGLQYKIIKEGTGAKPTPTDTVTTHYKGTLIDGTEFDSSYGRGEPASFPVNGVIAGWTEALQLMPVGSKWQLFIPSKLAYKERGSPPKIGPNSTLVFDIELLDIKKAEAAKPVTSDIIKVPSAEELKKGAKIEVIKDVDAEIKKQKEEAAKKGADSNKPK, from the coding sequence ATGGCTGCAGATTCGGCACCTTCCAAGGTCGACAAGCAGAAAATCAGCTACAGCTTCGGAATGCAGTATGGCACGTTCTTGAAGCGCAACGGGATCGAGATCGACCTCACCGAGTGGACCAAGGCGGTCAATGACACTTTGGCGGGTAAGCCGGGGATGACCGATCAGGAAGCCCAGGAGGTCATGAACGCGTTTCGCACGGAGATGATGGCGAAACAGCAGATCAAGCAAAAGGAAGAGGGCGAGAAAAACGAGAAGGCCGGCGTGGCTTTTCTCGAGGAGAATGCCAAGAAAGAGGGCATTAAGACCACCGCCAGCGGTCTGCAATACAAGATTATCAAAGAGGGCACGGGAGCCAAGCCGACTCCGACCGACACCGTGACCACTCATTACAAGGGAACGCTGATCGACGGCACGGAGTTCGACAGCTCCTACGGCCGTGGTGAGCCCGCTTCCTTCCCGGTCAACGGCGTGATCGCCGGTTGGACGGAAGCGTTGCAGCTCATGCCGGTTGGCTCCAAGTGGCAGTTGTTCATCCCCTCCAAGCTCGCTTACAAGGAGCGGGGTAGCCCGCCCAAGATTGGGCCAAACTCTACCCTCGTTTTTGATATCGAATTACTCGATATCAAGAAGGCTGAGGCGGCCAAGCCCGTCACCAGTGACATCATCAAGGTTCCCTCGGCTGAAGAGCTGAAGAAGGGCGCCAAGATTGAGGTCATCAAGGACGTGGACGCCGAGATCAAGAAGCAGAAGGAAGAAGCGGCCAAGAAGGGCGCTGACTCCAACAAGCCGAAGTAA
- a CDS encoding 6-phosphofructokinase: protein MPELVGNLLVAQSGGPTAVINASLAGVIQEAGRHEFIEEIFGGLNGILGVLNEELIDLNDEKAKNIEGLKYTPAAALGTCRYKIDFSKKPEQAARDMDRLFEVFQAHNIRYFFYIGGNDSQDTANKIHHEAIKRGYEMKVIGVPKTIDNDLPHTDHCPGFGSVVKYNAATVMEIALDVGAMATDDGACCLVEVMGRSAGWIAAGTIVAKRQPMDAPHLILVPEIPLNEEAFLAKVKETIDALKYCVVVVGEGVKNEKGEEIAADKSQLDSFGHPVLSGAADNLGKLLTKRLGLKTRTVKLGYAQRAAGHYASGVDIQEAAACGAAAVRAAAEGQSGFMVKIVRSSDSPYRWTTGLHPLDEIANVEHLIPRDWLSADGFTPNEKFVDYIKPLVEGEVRVPSEGGLPKYVTLDKNMVEKKLPARS, encoded by the coding sequence ATGCCTGAACTAGTTGGAAATTTGTTGGTTGCCCAGTCGGGCGGCCCTACCGCGGTCATCAACGCCAGCCTGGCTGGAGTCATTCAAGAGGCCGGTCGCCACGAGTTCATCGAAGAGATCTTCGGTGGACTGAACGGCATCCTGGGTGTACTGAATGAAGAGCTGATCGACCTCAACGATGAAAAAGCCAAGAATATCGAGGGGTTGAAATACACCCCGGCCGCCGCCTTGGGCACTTGCCGTTACAAGATCGATTTCAGCAAGAAACCTGAGCAAGCCGCTCGGGATATGGACCGCCTCTTCGAGGTTTTCCAGGCGCATAACATCCGCTATTTCTTCTACATCGGTGGTAATGACTCTCAGGATACCGCCAACAAGATCCATCACGAAGCCATCAAGCGCGGCTACGAGATGAAGGTGATCGGCGTTCCCAAAACGATCGACAATGACCTTCCCCACACCGACCACTGCCCAGGCTTTGGTTCCGTGGTCAAATACAACGCCGCCACCGTGATGGAAATCGCCCTCGATGTCGGTGCCATGGCCACCGACGATGGCGCCTGCTGTTTGGTGGAAGTGATGGGTCGCTCGGCCGGTTGGATTGCCGCCGGAACCATCGTGGCCAAGCGCCAGCCGATGGATGCCCCGCACCTGATCCTGGTGCCGGAGATCCCGCTCAACGAGGAAGCTTTCCTGGCCAAGGTCAAGGAGACGATCGACGCCCTGAAGTATTGCGTCGTGGTGGTCGGCGAAGGGGTCAAGAATGAGAAGGGCGAAGAAATCGCCGCAGACAAGTCGCAACTGGACTCTTTTGGTCACCCCGTTCTCTCAGGGGCCGCAGATAATCTGGGCAAACTGCTTACCAAGCGCCTCGGGTTGAAGACCCGCACGGTCAAGCTGGGCTATGCCCAACGGGCGGCCGGACACTATGCCAGCGGAGTCGACATCCAAGAAGCCGCCGCCTGCGGCGCTGCCGCCGTCCGCGCTGCCGCCGAGGGTCAAAGTGGGTTCATGGTCAAGATTGTCCGTTCCTCGGATTCTCCTTATCGCTGGACCACCGGGCTGCACCCGCTCGACGAAATCGCCAATGTCGAACACCTGATCCCGCGGGATTGGTTGAGCGCCGATGGTTTCACCCCGAACGAGAAGTTCGTCGACTACATCAAACCGTTGGTCGAAGGCGAAGTCCGCGTTCCCAGCGAAGGCGGCCTGCCAAAGTACGTCACGCTGGACAAAAATATGGTCGAGAAGAAGCTCCCCGCGCGGAGCTAA
- a CDS encoding inositol phosphorylceramide synthase, translating to MKPDRAWQRPLLSRDPSSLSPLANPLVERTVVAVALAVTLSLSFHGLAWWNAHRWADHPERWNLALPIDSSITFSPVWVWVYLSYFLVCASPIFCREMWKDLPLFRDTAWGYSLQFGLALPCFLLPFQMIRPELGPVSDWTGLAMSWVYRLDPGYNIFPSLHVSNTVFLACWMWRLRGWRAGTTYWVIAALITWSTLAVKQHYFIDLPAGLLLGVCCFRWCFRKLPTQPGLTGASRPVEPR from the coding sequence ATGAAACCAGATCGCGCTTGGCAGCGTCCCCTGCTCTCCAGGGACCCAAGCTCGCTGTCGCCGCTCGCCAACCCTCTCGTTGAACGAACGGTAGTCGCCGTCGCCTTGGCCGTGACACTGTCGCTGTCGTTTCATGGGCTGGCCTGGTGGAATGCCCACCGATGGGCGGATCATCCGGAACGCTGGAATCTCGCCCTCCCGATTGATTCGAGCATCACCTTTTCTCCAGTCTGGGTGTGGGTCTACCTCTCCTATTTCCTGGTCTGCGCCTCCCCCATCTTTTGTCGGGAAATGTGGAAGGACCTCCCACTGTTCCGCGACACGGCCTGGGGATATTCACTCCAATTCGGACTGGCGCTTCCCTGCTTTCTCCTGCCCTTTCAGATGATCCGCCCGGAACTGGGCCCCGTCTCTGACTGGACTGGACTGGCCATGAGCTGGGTATACCGACTCGACCCCGGTTATAACATCTTTCCCAGCCTGCATGTCTCGAACACGGTGTTCCTAGCGTGCTGGATGTGGCGGCTCCGGGGTTGGCGGGCTGGAACCACCTATTGGGTGATCGCCGCACTCATCACCTGGTCCACCTTGGCCGTGAAACAACACTATTTCATCGACCTGCCCGCTGGCCTGTTGCTCGGCGTGTGTTGCTTTCGATGGTGCTTCAGGAAGCTTCCCACACAACCCGGGTTAACCGGGGCTTCCCGCCCGGTTGAGCCTCGATAA
- a CDS encoding N-acetylglucosamine-6-phosphate deacetylase, translated as MAADSIHSDRVSGRDVRTGQLISVAWSHGLITEITGAVGPVSDCLWIAPPLVDVQVNGYGGTDFQSDGVSREELLNSVRALRRDGCQRFLLTLITDPWPRLIERLKHLRRLRESSDELRRAIAGWHLEGPFLSDQPGYHGAHSPDCMLDPTPALLQELRWVAGTDPLLITLAPERAGAIEAIRYAVSLGIKVSLGHTNASTSLLEAAVAAGATGFTHLGNACPQALDRHDNIVLRVLNLPGLRWGVIPDGIHVSKLMFRLMHQVASADTIYYTTDAMAAAGAPPGRYRLGQSVLEVGSDEVVRKPGAQNFAGSALRPVEGVIRAAGMLDEPWQKAWLRFSDRLTTWMGWEPGLRVGGPAEFCLIEAQPGGKPRLTRVVWEAS; from the coding sequence ATGGCAGCCGACAGCATTCATTCGGACAGAGTCTCGGGTCGGGACGTGCGCACCGGGCAGTTGATCAGCGTGGCCTGGTCTCACGGGCTCATCACCGAGATCACCGGCGCGGTCGGTCCGGTTTCTGATTGCCTTTGGATCGCCCCTCCTCTGGTGGATGTGCAGGTCAACGGTTATGGGGGCACGGATTTCCAATCGGACGGCGTGAGTCGGGAGGAGTTGTTGAACTCGGTGCGGGCTTTGCGACGGGATGGCTGTCAGCGTTTTCTGCTGACGTTGATTACGGACCCATGGCCGCGTTTGATCGAGCGCTTAAAGCACCTGCGTCGGCTTCGGGAGAGTTCCGACGAATTGCGTCGGGCCATCGCCGGATGGCATCTCGAGGGGCCCTTCTTGTCGGATCAGCCGGGGTATCACGGCGCTCACTCTCCCGACTGCATGCTCGATCCGACTCCGGCCCTGTTGCAGGAGTTGCGTTGGGTGGCCGGCACGGATCCGCTGCTGATCACCCTGGCGCCCGAGCGAGCGGGTGCGATTGAAGCCATTCGGTACGCGGTCTCACTTGGCATCAAGGTCAGTCTGGGGCATACGAACGCATCTACCTCCCTCTTGGAAGCGGCCGTGGCGGCTGGGGCCACCGGATTCACCCACTTGGGCAATGCCTGTCCCCAGGCTTTGGATCGGCACGACAACATCGTTCTTCGGGTGCTGAATCTGCCTGGTTTGCGCTGGGGTGTGATTCCGGACGGGATCCATGTTTCGAAGCTAATGTTCCGGTTGATGCATCAGGTGGCCTCGGCCGACACGATCTATTACACCACCGACGCCATGGCTGCCGCGGGTGCGCCGCCGGGCCGCTACCGGTTAGGGCAATCGGTTCTGGAAGTGGGGAGCGATGAAGTGGTGCGAAAGCCTGGAGCCCAGAATTTTGCCGGTTCGGCCTTGCGTCCGGTGGAGGGGGTTATTCGAGCGGCGGGGATGTTAGATGAGCCTTGGCAGAAAGCCTGGCTCCGCTTCTCCGACCGATTGACCACCTGGATGGGATGGGAGCCGGGGTTGAGAGTGGGAGGACCGGCTGAGTTTTGCCTTATCGAGGCTCAACCGGGCGGGAAGCCCCGGTTAACCCGGGTTGTGTGGGAAGCTTCCTGA